In Amia ocellicauda isolate fAmiCal2 chromosome 7, fAmiCal2.hap1, whole genome shotgun sequence, one genomic interval encodes:
- the ilf3b gene encoding interleukin enhancer-binding factor 3 homolog isoform X9: protein MRPMRIFVNDDRHVMAKHSAVYPTQEELEGVQNMVSHTERALKAVSDWLDEQEKVTVKADPDTSAEGVSEEEKESEQKPSEQATRTLRGVMRVGLVAKGLLLKGDLDLELVLLCKDKPTISLLKKVADNLAVQFAAITEEKYDIIQCIREATIVIKSTKEPVLTLTIHLTSPVVREEVEKQAAGETLSVNDPPDVLDRHKCLTALASLRHAKWFQARANGLKSCVIVIRILRDLCCRVPTWAPLRGWPLELLCEKAIGTGNRPMGAGEALRRVLECLASGILMPDGPGISDPCEKETTDAISHLDRQQREDITQSAQVSFSPPDVISQLTPQQREDVTHSAQHALRLAAFGQLHKVLGMDPLPSKMPRKPKSDTPIDYTVQIPPSTTYAPPMKRPMEEEEGGDDKSPNKKKKKLQKKSPDEKAEPPQAMNALMRLNQLKPGLQYKLISQTGPVHVPVFTMAVEVDGKTFEASGPSKRTAKLHVAVKVLQDMGLPTGVEVKTTVESTKVEEASNDVEMKPPATPTTTPDTAAAPPAPNSEAGESTENSRQQGPILTKHGKNPVMELNEKRRGLKYELISETGGSHDKRFIMEVEIDGLKFQGTGSNKKVAKAYAALAALERLFPEGSSTEAAKKKKPPPMHNPGFGMMGGAPADPTVNPRGRGRGGRGRGRGRGFNNAGGYNQGGYGSYGYGSNANSGYNNYYNNNGGASGAGGPVAGGSGMGPGTNAGAAGGSSSSGSGGGSSGYSSYYQNDGGFSGPPNPKPPGKKPPHHQGVGPGKQPFGAGGGPAGGGVGGYQAPPPSQGSYSQYSQGYNQGGPGKKNFNQNQGGGGGYSNYSTAYPSQVTGGSGSQDYSYDGYSSNNSYSSGGGSYPQGSQGGYGGGAGASGGAGSYQGYNSPSNYNAQGGGSQTYGGNQSSYQNQGGYGRGDHGMNYQYR, encoded by the exons ATG CGGCCCATGCGCATCTTCGTGAACGATGACCGCCACGTCATGGCGAAGCACTCGGCTGTCTACCCCACGCAGGAGGAGCTGGAGGGGGTGCAGAACATGGTGTCTCACACAGAGCGCGCCCTCAAGGCCGTCTCGGACTGGCTGGACGAGCAGgaaaaggtcacagtcaaggctGACCCGGATACGTCTGCGGAAGGAGTGTCTGAGGAAGAGAAGGAGAG TGAGCAGAAACCTTCTGAGCAGGCTACCAGGACCCTGCGCGGAGTGATGCGTGTGGGGCTTGTGGCCAAGGGCCTCTTGTTGAAGGGGGACCTGGACCTGGAGCTAGTGCTTCTCTGCAAGGACAAGCCCACAATCTCTCTGCTGAAGAAAGTAGCGGACAACTTGGCCGTGCAGTTTGCA GCCATCACAGAGGAGAAGTATGACATCATCCAGTGCATCCGCGAGGCTACGATCGTGATCAAGAGCACGAAGGAGCCGGTCCTGACCCTCACCATCCACCTGACCTCCCCGGTGGTGCGAGAGGAGGTGGAGAAGCAGGCCGCTGGAG AAACGCTATCAGTCAACGATCCCCCGGATGTTCTGGACAGGCACAAATGCCTTACTGCCTTGGCGTCTCTCCGGCACGCCAAGTGGTTCCAG GCCAGGGCCAACGGGCTGAAGTCTTGTGTCATCGTTATCCGCATCCTGAGGGATCTGTGCTGCAGGGTCCCCACGTGGGCCCCGCTCCGAGGCTGG CCTTTGGAACTGCTCTGTGAAAAAGCCATCGGCACTGGGAACAGGCCCATGGGAGCTGGAGAGGCGCTTCGCCGAGTTCTTGAATGCCTCGCTTCTGGAATCTTAATGCCAG ATGGTCCGGGCATCTCGGACCCCTGCGAGAAGGAGACCACCGATGCCATTAGCCACCTTGACCGCCAGCAGCGCGAGGACATCACACAGAGCGCTCAGGTGAGCTTTTCCCCCCCTGATGTCATTAGCCAACTCACCCCACAACAGAGGGAGGATGTTACCCATAGTGCTCAG CATGCCTTAAGGTTGGCAGCATTCGGTCAGCTTCACAAAGTGCTGGGGATGGACCCTTTACCGTCAAAGATGCCACGGAAACCCAAGAGCGACACTCCCATCGATTACACCG TTCAGATTCCTCCCAGCACCACCTATGCTCCACCAATGAAACGCCCtatggaggaagaggagggtgGAGATGACAAGAGCccaaacaagaaaaagaagaaactgCAGAAGAAAT CCCCAGATGAGAAGGCTGAACCCCCCCAGGCCATGAACGCGTTGATGCGCCTGAACCAGCTGAAGCCAGGGCTTCAGTACAAACTGATCTCCCAGACCGGCCCGGTGCACGTCCCAGTCTTCACTATGGCTGTGGAGGTCGATGGGAAAACCTTTGAGGCTTCAGGCCCCTCTAAAAGGACCGCAAAGCTCCACGTTGCGGTCAAG GTCCTGCAGGACATGGGTTTGCCAACTGGCGTGGAGGTGAAGACCACAGTCGAATCCACAAAGGTCGAGGAGGCATCCAACGACGTGGAGATGAAGCCGCCtgccacccccaccaccacccctgACACCGCGGCGGCGCCTCCAGCACCGAACTCTGAGGCAGGGGAAAGCACAGAG AACTCGCGGCAGCAGGGCCCCATCTTGACGAAGCATGGCAAGAACCCAGTCATGGAGCTGAACGAGAAGCGGCGTGGCCTGAAGTACGAGCTCATCTCTGAGACTGGGGGCAGCCACGACAAGCGCTTCATTATGGAG GTTGAAATCGATGGGCTGAAGTTCCAGGGCACTGGCTCCAATAAGAAAGTAGCGAAGGCCTACGCTGCCCTGGCTGCTCTTGAACGGCTTTTCCCTGAGGGCTCATCTACAGAAGCTGCCAAGAAAAAGAAACCCCCTCCCATG CACAATCCTGGGTTTGGCATGATGGGTGGTGCTCCAGCTGACCCCACAGTGAACCCCCGGGGGCGTGGTCGAGGGGGGCGGGGCCGGGGCCGAGGCCGGGGATTCAATAACGCTGGCGGCTACAATCAAG GAGGATATGGAAGCTATGGTTATGGATCCAATGCAAACTCCGGATACA ATAACTACTACAACAACAATGGTGGGGCCAGTGGTGCAGGTGGACCTGTGGCTGGGGGCTCCGGCATGGGCCCTGGCACCAATGCTGGAGCAGCagggggcagcagcagcagcggcagtgGTGGGGGCAGCAGCGGCTACAGCTCCTACTACCAGAATGACGGCGGCTTTTCCGGCCCTCCCAACCCCAAACCCCCTGGCAAAAAACCGCCCCACCACCAGGGAGTCGGCCCGGGCAAACAGCCTTTCGGTGCAGGGGGAGGGCCTGCCGGAGGTGGGGTTGGAGGTTACCAGGCTCCACCCCCCAGCCAGGGCTCCTACAGCCAGTACAGCCAGGGCTACAACCAGGGTGGCCCGGGCAAGAAGAACTTTAACCAGAAtcagggaggagggggaggctATTCCAACTACAGCACCGCCTACCCCAGTCAGGTGACCGGAGGGAGCGGCAGCCAGGACTACAGCTATGATG GTTACAGCAGCAACAACTCGTACAGCTCGGGAGGTGGCTCCTACCCCCAGGGCTCGCAGGGGGGCTACGGAGGGGGGGCAGGAGCATCTGGGGGGGCAGGCAGCTACCAAG GTTACAACAGTCCATCAAACTACAACGCACAAGGGGGAGGCAGCCAGACATACGGCGGAAACCAGAGCTCTTACCAGAATCAAGGAGGGTACGGGCGAGGGGATCACGGCATGAACTATCAGTACAGATAG
- the ilf3b gene encoding interleukin enhancer-binding factor 3 homolog isoform X3: MSNSSLGSNFRLASATAVHLIGGGSQRNGSVEVADRASPDQSSNLQRYRNNQRWAMGRGCGQKRGGKVANRVELPRPVWDERLAYEELLYWDTLIQHGRRLHPQDYDRYEELRYWYDCLCYEEDLRLYQHYIAVTQEPAEGPSKPAMRPMRIFVNDDRHVMAKHSAVYPTQEELEGVQNMVSHTERALKAVSDWLDEQEKVTVKADPDTSAEGVSEEEKESEQKPSEQATRTLRGVMRVGLVAKGLLLKGDLDLELVLLCKDKPTISLLKKVADNLAVQFAAITEEKYDIIQCIREATIVIKSTKEPVLTLTIHLTSPVVREEVEKQAAGETLSVNDPPDVLDRHKCLTALASLRHAKWFQARANGLKSCVIVIRILRDLCCRVPTWAPLRGWPLELLCEKAIGTGNRPMGAGEALRRVLECLASGILMPDGPGISDPCEKETTDAISHLDRQQREDITQSAQVSFSPPDVISQLTPQQREDVTHSAQHALRLAAFGQLHKVLGMDPLPSKMPRKPKSDTPIDYTVQIPPSTTYAPPMKRPMEEEEGGDDKSPNKKKKKLQKKSPDEKAEPPQAMNALMRLNQLKPGLQYKLISQTGPVHVPVFTMAVEVDGKTFEASGPSKRTAKLHVAVKVLQDMGLPTGVEVKTTVESTKVEEASNDVEMKPPATPTTTPDTAAAPPAPNSEAGESTENSRQQGPILTKHGKNPVMELNEKRRGLKYELISETGGSHDKRFIMEVEIDGLKFQGTGSNKKVAKAYAALAALERLFPEGSSTEAAKKKKPPPMHNPGFGMMGGAPADPTVNPRGRGRGGRGRGRGRGFNNAGGYNQGGYGSYGYGSNANSGYNNYYNNNGGASGAGGPVAGGSGMGPGTNAGAAGGSSSSGSGGGSSGYSSYYQNDGGFSGPPNPKPPGKKPPHHQGVGPGKQPFGAGGGPAGGGVGGYQAPPPSQGSYSQYSQGYNQGGPGKKNFNQNQGGGGGYSNYSTAYPSQVTGGSGSQDYSYDGYSSNNSYSSGGGSYPQGSQGGYGGGAGASGGAGSYQGYNSPSNYNAQGGGSQTYGGNQSSYQNQGGYGRGDHGMNYQYR, encoded by the exons ATGAGTAATTCATCGCTCGGGTCTAATTTTCGTCTAGCCAGTGCGACTGCAGTTCATTTGATTGGGGGGGGGAGTCAAAGAAACGGCAGTGTGGAAGTAGCAGACAGAGCTAGTCCAGATCAGTCATCAAACCTTCAAAGATATAGAAACAACCAACGATGG GCGATGGGCAGAGGTTGCggtcagaaaaggggtggtaaAGTGGCTAATCGAGTCGAGCTGCCAAGGCCGGTTTGGGACGAGCGCCTGGCCTATGAGGAGCTCCTTTACTGGGACACCCTGATACAGCACGGCAGGCGCCTTCACCCACAAGACTACGATAG ATACGAAGAGCTACGCTACTGGTACGACTGTCTCTGCTACGAGGAGGACTTGAGATTGTACCAGCATTACATTGCAGTCACACAGGAACCGGCAGAAGGCCCCTCCAAACCAGCCATG CGGCCCATGCGCATCTTCGTGAACGATGACCGCCACGTCATGGCGAAGCACTCGGCTGTCTACCCCACGCAGGAGGAGCTGGAGGGGGTGCAGAACATGGTGTCTCACACAGAGCGCGCCCTCAAGGCCGTCTCGGACTGGCTGGACGAGCAGgaaaaggtcacagtcaaggctGACCCGGATACGTCTGCGGAAGGAGTGTCTGAGGAAGAGAAGGAGAG TGAGCAGAAACCTTCTGAGCAGGCTACCAGGACCCTGCGCGGAGTGATGCGTGTGGGGCTTGTGGCCAAGGGCCTCTTGTTGAAGGGGGACCTGGACCTGGAGCTAGTGCTTCTCTGCAAGGACAAGCCCACAATCTCTCTGCTGAAGAAAGTAGCGGACAACTTGGCCGTGCAGTTTGCA GCCATCACAGAGGAGAAGTATGACATCATCCAGTGCATCCGCGAGGCTACGATCGTGATCAAGAGCACGAAGGAGCCGGTCCTGACCCTCACCATCCACCTGACCTCCCCGGTGGTGCGAGAGGAGGTGGAGAAGCAGGCCGCTGGAG AAACGCTATCAGTCAACGATCCCCCGGATGTTCTGGACAGGCACAAATGCCTTACTGCCTTGGCGTCTCTCCGGCACGCCAAGTGGTTCCAG GCCAGGGCCAACGGGCTGAAGTCTTGTGTCATCGTTATCCGCATCCTGAGGGATCTGTGCTGCAGGGTCCCCACGTGGGCCCCGCTCCGAGGCTGG CCTTTGGAACTGCTCTGTGAAAAAGCCATCGGCACTGGGAACAGGCCCATGGGAGCTGGAGAGGCGCTTCGCCGAGTTCTTGAATGCCTCGCTTCTGGAATCTTAATGCCAG ATGGTCCGGGCATCTCGGACCCCTGCGAGAAGGAGACCACCGATGCCATTAGCCACCTTGACCGCCAGCAGCGCGAGGACATCACACAGAGCGCTCAGGTGAGCTTTTCCCCCCCTGATGTCATTAGCCAACTCACCCCACAACAGAGGGAGGATGTTACCCATAGTGCTCAG CATGCCTTAAGGTTGGCAGCATTCGGTCAGCTTCACAAAGTGCTGGGGATGGACCCTTTACCGTCAAAGATGCCACGGAAACCCAAGAGCGACACTCCCATCGATTACACCG TTCAGATTCCTCCCAGCACCACCTATGCTCCACCAATGAAACGCCCtatggaggaagaggagggtgGAGATGACAAGAGCccaaacaagaaaaagaagaaactgCAGAAGAAAT CCCCAGATGAGAAGGCTGAACCCCCCCAGGCCATGAACGCGTTGATGCGCCTGAACCAGCTGAAGCCAGGGCTTCAGTACAAACTGATCTCCCAGACCGGCCCGGTGCACGTCCCAGTCTTCACTATGGCTGTGGAGGTCGATGGGAAAACCTTTGAGGCTTCAGGCCCCTCTAAAAGGACCGCAAAGCTCCACGTTGCGGTCAAG GTCCTGCAGGACATGGGTTTGCCAACTGGCGTGGAGGTGAAGACCACAGTCGAATCCACAAAGGTCGAGGAGGCATCCAACGACGTGGAGATGAAGCCGCCtgccacccccaccaccacccctgACACCGCGGCGGCGCCTCCAGCACCGAACTCTGAGGCAGGGGAAAGCACAGAG AACTCGCGGCAGCAGGGCCCCATCTTGACGAAGCATGGCAAGAACCCAGTCATGGAGCTGAACGAGAAGCGGCGTGGCCTGAAGTACGAGCTCATCTCTGAGACTGGGGGCAGCCACGACAAGCGCTTCATTATGGAG GTTGAAATCGATGGGCTGAAGTTCCAGGGCACTGGCTCCAATAAGAAAGTAGCGAAGGCCTACGCTGCCCTGGCTGCTCTTGAACGGCTTTTCCCTGAGGGCTCATCTACAGAAGCTGCCAAGAAAAAGAAACCCCCTCCCATG CACAATCCTGGGTTTGGCATGATGGGTGGTGCTCCAGCTGACCCCACAGTGAACCCCCGGGGGCGTGGTCGAGGGGGGCGGGGCCGGGGCCGAGGCCGGGGATTCAATAACGCTGGCGGCTACAATCAAG GAGGATATGGAAGCTATGGTTATGGATCCAATGCAAACTCCGGATACA ATAACTACTACAACAACAATGGTGGGGCCAGTGGTGCAGGTGGACCTGTGGCTGGGGGCTCCGGCATGGGCCCTGGCACCAATGCTGGAGCAGCagggggcagcagcagcagcggcagtgGTGGGGGCAGCAGCGGCTACAGCTCCTACTACCAGAATGACGGCGGCTTTTCCGGCCCTCCCAACCCCAAACCCCCTGGCAAAAAACCGCCCCACCACCAGGGAGTCGGCCCGGGCAAACAGCCTTTCGGTGCAGGGGGAGGGCCTGCCGGAGGTGGGGTTGGAGGTTACCAGGCTCCACCCCCCAGCCAGGGCTCCTACAGCCAGTACAGCCAGGGCTACAACCAGGGTGGCCCGGGCAAGAAGAACTTTAACCAGAAtcagggaggagggggaggctATTCCAACTACAGCACCGCCTACCCCAGTCAGGTGACCGGAGGGAGCGGCAGCCAGGACTACAGCTATGATG GTTACAGCAGCAACAACTCGTACAGCTCGGGAGGTGGCTCCTACCCCCAGGGCTCGCAGGGGGGCTACGGAGGGGGGGCAGGAGCATCTGGGGGGGCAGGCAGCTACCAAG GTTACAACAGTCCATCAAACTACAACGCACAAGGGGGAGGCAGCCAGACATACGGCGGAAACCAGAGCTCTTACCAGAATCAAGGAGGGTACGGGCGAGGGGATCACGGCATGAACTATCAGTACAGATAG
- the ilf3b gene encoding interleukin enhancer-binding factor 3 homolog isoform X6 translates to MGRGCGQKRGGKVANRVELPRPVWDERLAYEELLYWDTLIQHGRRLHPQDYDRYEELRYWYDCLCYEEDLRLYQHYIAVTQEPAEGPSKPAMLTLWQPPPFRQRPMRIFVNDDRHVMAKHSAVYPTQEELEGVQNMVSHTERALKAVSDWLDEQEKVTVKADPDTSAEGVSEEEKESEQKPSEQATRTLRGVMRVGLVAKGLLLKGDLDLELVLLCKDKPTISLLKKVADNLAVQFAAITEEKYDIIQCIREATIVIKSTKEPVLTLTIHLTSPVVREEVEKQAAGETLSVNDPPDVLDRHKCLTALASLRHAKWFQARANGLKSCVIVIRILRDLCCRVPTWAPLRGWPLELLCEKAIGTGNRPMGAGEALRRVLECLASGILMPDGPGISDPCEKETTDAISHLDRQQREDITQSAQVSFSPPDVISQLTPQQREDVTHSAQHALRLAAFGQLHKVLGMDPLPSKMPRKPKSDTPIDYTVQIPPSTTYAPPMKRPMEEEEGGDDKSPNKKKKKLQKKSPDEKAEPPQAMNALMRLNQLKPGLQYKLISQTGPVHVPVFTMAVEVDGKTFEASGPSKRTAKLHVAVKVLQDMGLPTGVEVKTTVESTKVEEASNDVEMKPPATPTTTPDTAAAPPAPNSEAGESTENSRQQGPILTKHGKNPVMELNEKRRGLKYELISETGGSHDKRFIMEVEIDGLKFQGTGSNKKVAKAYAALAALERLFPEGSSTEAAKKKKPPPMHNPGFGMMGGAPADPTVNPRGRGRGGRGRGRGRGFNNAGGYNQGGYGSYGYGSNANSGYNNYYNNNGGASGAGGPVAGGSGMGPGTNAGAAGGSSSSGSGGGSSGYSSYYQNDGGFSGPPNPKPPGKKPPHHQGVGPGKQPFGAGGGPAGGGVGGYQAPPPSQGSYSQYSQGYNQGGPGKKNFNQNQGGGGGYSNYSTAYPSQVTGGSGSQDYSYDGYSSNNSYSSGGGSYPQGSQGGYGGGAGASGGAGSYQGYNSPSNYNAQGGGSQTYGGNQSSYQNQGGYGRGDHGMNYQYR, encoded by the exons ATGGGCAGAGGTTGCggtcagaaaaggggtggtaaAGTGGCTAATCGAGTCGAGCTGCCAAGGCCGGTTTGGGACGAGCGCCTGGCCTATGAGGAGCTCCTTTACTGGGACACCCTGATACAGCACGGCAGGCGCCTTCACCCACAAGACTACGATAG ATACGAAGAGCTACGCTACTGGTACGACTGTCTCTGCTACGAGGAGGACTTGAGATTGTACCAGCATTACATTGCAGTCACACAGGAACCGGCAGAAGGCCCCTCCAAACCAGCCATG CTAACCCTGTGGCAGCCTCCTCCTTTCCGCCAGCGGCCCATGCGCATCTTCGTGAACGATGACCGCCACGTCATGGCGAAGCACTCGGCTGTCTACCCCACGCAGGAGGAGCTGGAGGGGGTGCAGAACATGGTGTCTCACACAGAGCGCGCCCTCAAGGCCGTCTCGGACTGGCTGGACGAGCAGgaaaaggtcacagtcaaggctGACCCGGATACGTCTGCGGAAGGAGTGTCTGAGGAAGAGAAGGAGAG TGAGCAGAAACCTTCTGAGCAGGCTACCAGGACCCTGCGCGGAGTGATGCGTGTGGGGCTTGTGGCCAAGGGCCTCTTGTTGAAGGGGGACCTGGACCTGGAGCTAGTGCTTCTCTGCAAGGACAAGCCCACAATCTCTCTGCTGAAGAAAGTAGCGGACAACTTGGCCGTGCAGTTTGCA GCCATCACAGAGGAGAAGTATGACATCATCCAGTGCATCCGCGAGGCTACGATCGTGATCAAGAGCACGAAGGAGCCGGTCCTGACCCTCACCATCCACCTGACCTCCCCGGTGGTGCGAGAGGAGGTGGAGAAGCAGGCCGCTGGAG AAACGCTATCAGTCAACGATCCCCCGGATGTTCTGGACAGGCACAAATGCCTTACTGCCTTGGCGTCTCTCCGGCACGCCAAGTGGTTCCAG GCCAGGGCCAACGGGCTGAAGTCTTGTGTCATCGTTATCCGCATCCTGAGGGATCTGTGCTGCAGGGTCCCCACGTGGGCCCCGCTCCGAGGCTGG CCTTTGGAACTGCTCTGTGAAAAAGCCATCGGCACTGGGAACAGGCCCATGGGAGCTGGAGAGGCGCTTCGCCGAGTTCTTGAATGCCTCGCTTCTGGAATCTTAATGCCAG ATGGTCCGGGCATCTCGGACCCCTGCGAGAAGGAGACCACCGATGCCATTAGCCACCTTGACCGCCAGCAGCGCGAGGACATCACACAGAGCGCTCAGGTGAGCTTTTCCCCCCCTGATGTCATTAGCCAACTCACCCCACAACAGAGGGAGGATGTTACCCATAGTGCTCAG CATGCCTTAAGGTTGGCAGCATTCGGTCAGCTTCACAAAGTGCTGGGGATGGACCCTTTACCGTCAAAGATGCCACGGAAACCCAAGAGCGACACTCCCATCGATTACACCG TTCAGATTCCTCCCAGCACCACCTATGCTCCACCAATGAAACGCCCtatggaggaagaggagggtgGAGATGACAAGAGCccaaacaagaaaaagaagaaactgCAGAAGAAAT CCCCAGATGAGAAGGCTGAACCCCCCCAGGCCATGAACGCGTTGATGCGCCTGAACCAGCTGAAGCCAGGGCTTCAGTACAAACTGATCTCCCAGACCGGCCCGGTGCACGTCCCAGTCTTCACTATGGCTGTGGAGGTCGATGGGAAAACCTTTGAGGCTTCAGGCCCCTCTAAAAGGACCGCAAAGCTCCACGTTGCGGTCAAG GTCCTGCAGGACATGGGTTTGCCAACTGGCGTGGAGGTGAAGACCACAGTCGAATCCACAAAGGTCGAGGAGGCATCCAACGACGTGGAGATGAAGCCGCCtgccacccccaccaccacccctgACACCGCGGCGGCGCCTCCAGCACCGAACTCTGAGGCAGGGGAAAGCACAGAG AACTCGCGGCAGCAGGGCCCCATCTTGACGAAGCATGGCAAGAACCCAGTCATGGAGCTGAACGAGAAGCGGCGTGGCCTGAAGTACGAGCTCATCTCTGAGACTGGGGGCAGCCACGACAAGCGCTTCATTATGGAG GTTGAAATCGATGGGCTGAAGTTCCAGGGCACTGGCTCCAATAAGAAAGTAGCGAAGGCCTACGCTGCCCTGGCTGCTCTTGAACGGCTTTTCCCTGAGGGCTCATCTACAGAAGCTGCCAAGAAAAAGAAACCCCCTCCCATG CACAATCCTGGGTTTGGCATGATGGGTGGTGCTCCAGCTGACCCCACAGTGAACCCCCGGGGGCGTGGTCGAGGGGGGCGGGGCCGGGGCCGAGGCCGGGGATTCAATAACGCTGGCGGCTACAATCAAG GAGGATATGGAAGCTATGGTTATGGATCCAATGCAAACTCCGGATACA ATAACTACTACAACAACAATGGTGGGGCCAGTGGTGCAGGTGGACCTGTGGCTGGGGGCTCCGGCATGGGCCCTGGCACCAATGCTGGAGCAGCagggggcagcagcagcagcggcagtgGTGGGGGCAGCAGCGGCTACAGCTCCTACTACCAGAATGACGGCGGCTTTTCCGGCCCTCCCAACCCCAAACCCCCTGGCAAAAAACCGCCCCACCACCAGGGAGTCGGCCCGGGCAAACAGCCTTTCGGTGCAGGGGGAGGGCCTGCCGGAGGTGGGGTTGGAGGTTACCAGGCTCCACCCCCCAGCCAGGGCTCCTACAGCCAGTACAGCCAGGGCTACAACCAGGGTGGCCCGGGCAAGAAGAACTTTAACCAGAAtcagggaggagggggaggctATTCCAACTACAGCACCGCCTACCCCAGTCAGGTGACCGGAGGGAGCGGCAGCCAGGACTACAGCTATGATG GTTACAGCAGCAACAACTCGTACAGCTCGGGAGGTGGCTCCTACCCCCAGGGCTCGCAGGGGGGCTACGGAGGGGGGGCAGGAGCATCTGGGGGGGCAGGCAGCTACCAAG GTTACAACAGTCCATCAAACTACAACGCACAAGGGGGAGGCAGCCAGACATACGGCGGAAACCAGAGCTCTTACCAGAATCAAGGAGGGTACGGGCGAGGGGATCACGGCATGAACTATCAGTACAGATAG